GGTGGTTGTATTAATACCTACTTGGCCAGCAACCGCAGCACCATTACCGCCTTCGACAAAAATTGAGGGCGCAGTACTGTTCATTCCAATCATTAATGAATGGTTGATAGTATTCGTAAGAGGATTTGTTAGACCGGGAAAACCTGCATACAAGCCAACGCCTGAACCAATAACAAAAGCATTGGTCGCATTTGAGCGTACATAGTTTCCAAAGCTTTTAGCATATGGGGATAAAGCATCTGCATATATTCCATAGCCATGAGTTCCAATTCCTGTTGAAGTATTAAAAGAACCAACAGTCACACCAAATTGGTCGTTCGATGTATTATTGCATCCAATGGTGACACTCTGTGCGCCAAATGCAAAGTTAATTTTTCCTAATGAAACTGCTGTTTCACCATTTGCCCAACAGGTATTGCCCGCAGCAAAACTGGCATCACCCATTCCTTGCGTATTAAGCCCAAAACAAGCAGATCCTATCCCAATATTAACATCATCCCACAGTGGAGCTTGGGCATCGCCTGCTCTAAATGCAGAACTACGCGGGTACCATATCATCCGTGCATCTTGTAATCCGTTTGGCAACAAAGTGCCAAATCCACTTGTGCCTAATGCAATTATACCACCATCAGGATATGGGCCTGGATTTGGCGGATATGGCCCATTCGATCCTACGGTTAAATTAAAAATTGGGGTAGGGTTGTTCATGCCTATGAAGCCATCATTCCCTCTAATAGTCATGCGTTGCAAGTTGTTGGTGAAAAAATTGATTGGCTGATTCGCTAAGTCATTTCGAATTTCAAGCGTACCTGGAGTTCCTAAATTATTCCATCCTAAAAAGTTAGGCCCGATTGCAGGCCTGTTGTTCCCGAGAATTGTTGTTTGTCCATACAATGCGCATTGCATAAGTATTAGCATCACAATTGTCAAAGAAATTTTACTGTTCATTTTGTTAAATATTAAATTGTTATTTTTAATGTAAGACATTTATTTTATAATTCTGAGTGGTTGTTTTAAGGAAATAAATACCAGCATTCCATTTCGAACAATCGATATTGCTTTCACTTTTAGCATCAATAAAATATTTAGAAACAAAGCAACCAATCATATTGTAAATAGTAAAATACCGTCCTTTTTCAGAGTAGTTTTTGATTTGAAAATAATCATTTGATGGATTGGGATAGATGGTTAAATCAAAGTCGCTATTTTCAAATATAGAATTTGAAATGTTGCATAAATTTGAATCAATACTAACACAAACGTCATCTATTAAATAATAACTGGCAATTGAAAATTGATTACCAATATTTAATGTGTCCGTAATATTATCATCAAAAAAATTGCCAATAGTCATAAACCTATAACTTGAATCAGCAACAAATGAAGCCATGAAATGAAACCAATTTATCGTGTCGGCTAAAACGGAATCTGAGTGTACTTGCGCAAAGTTTATTGGGTGCGCAAAATTGCCTTGACCAAATTTTTCTGTTGTAAATAATGCTCCAAGTTTATTTGTCGCATAGACCATATTTGTTGCTCCAAGTAGTATTGCATAAAATGAAACATAATATTTTGTATTGGTCAAAAGAGTATCTAATAAATCTGCCTGTATATATTCTCGTACATTTAAGTTTGGAAAAGGTGAACTAAAATAACAACCAATTCCGGCATATGAAATTCCGGAAACCGGCTGTTGGTATGCATCCAGTATCACTGGCGGGCTAACAATTGGATTAGAAGAACAACCGTGCAAAAAATCTGGAGTTTGATTATTTATGTTGCTATCGGATGCAGAGCTCCATCCAATACAGTATTGCATTTGATTAAATTCAGTTGGACAAACAGAGTATTGTTCGAATGAAGGGTTAGGCACAAGGTTTTGCTGAGCAAACCCTAAATTAGAAGAGACTAAAAAACAAAATAACAGTAATTTTTTCATTTTGTTTTATTTTAAAAATTAGACTATTAAGAATTTAATTGTGTAGTGTTTTTTGTTAATTTCAAGAAGTAAGAAGAAATACAATCCTGTAACAAAATCTTTTGTATTAATCTCAACCATATCATTTTTAGTCAGTGATATTTTTGATTGCATTTCATATCCAGATGAATTGTATATTCTTATTGCTTCTATTTCTAAGTTAGGCTTATTGTGTTGGAGCACTAAGGAAGTTCCTCTCTCGATTGGGTTTTTGTAAAAAAATGGCAATTTTGTTTCAATGGTTTCAAGAATATAAGTTGAAGTATCTTCAATTACTTTTATGTCATCTATGTAATAGTATGCAGCATAAAACCAACCATTTACTATCTGTACATTTAAAGAAGCATTTGCCCTAAAGGTACCAATCGTCAAATATTTTTCGCCACCTGTTGCCATAAAATTGCCGCCAATCTGTACCCAATTTAAAGTGTCCTCTAAAATAACATTTGAGGTGCTTTCTATTTGGGGTATATAATTTAGTGTTAATGCTGAATTATAATCTTTGATAGTGTCATTTGAGAAACACATTCCAATTTTATCAATTGCAAAAAGTGATGTATTTGCTAACGATACCCAAAAACTACATGCATAGTTATGACCATGTTTCAAACTATCAATCAATGAGATTTCGATATAATCTCGCTGCTCCGATTGTTCGTAGCAAAAAAGACCACTGAATGCATTGCCTGATTTGGGCAATTGATATCCTTGTAAATTTGTATAAACATTAATTCCACAACTTGGATAAGTCGTAAAATAATCAGGAGTACTAATAGTTGGATTAAACCATGGGTAACAAATTAATGTTGGATAGCTCCAAGTACTACAATTTATTGTATCCTCAAAGGACCAATTAGGCACAAGGTTTTGTTGTGCTAAACAATAATCACAGTAGATTAAAAAATTAAATAACAGAACTTTTTCATTTTGAGATTTTAAAATTTACTCAAAAATACAATTGTTACTTGCAATATGTTTGTAAAGATATAAAATGAATTAACGTGTGCAACACGTCTGTCTTAATATTTATGTACAGGTAAGAATCTTAGCACCCAAAGTAAAGTTGAGGTGTCGGAAAAGTCTATCTATTTAAAAAAATTTGGATTACATATTAAAAAATTGCGTGAAGCTAAAGGGCTAACACAATTTCAAGTAAGTATTGATATGAATAAAGGTAGACAAAGTCTTTAACGTATAGAAACAGGAAGAACTAACCCGACAATTTTTTACCTCAAAGAATTAGCTGCTGCTCTTGATATAAAATTAAAAGACTTAACTGATTTCAAATATTAGTTTTTCACTACCTAAATTAATTCCACCCAATGCAATAATACCCCCATCAGGATATGGGCCTGGATTTGGCGGATATGGCCCATTTGCGCCTATAGTTAAATTAAAAATGGGCGCTGTGTTGTTCATGCCGATGAACCCTTGGTTTGCGCCAGCGACTCCAATGATGGTCATGCGTTGCAAATTAGCGGTTCGGAAGTTTACATCTGCGGCATTTGTACTGCCAAGGAAGTTGCCTAAAACTGGCGTATTACCAGTTAAGTACCATGGGATTAATTGGCTATATGCTGCATTTATATGCAGCATAATTATTATTATTGAAATTATTTTTTTCATTTTATTTTAAGATTAAACTTGTTATCGAAATATTTTTTTTGTTAACACCTTTGCATTATCGCAAAGTATAAGATTATAAATTCCTTTGTTTAAAAACGATAAATCAATTATTGTGGCTTCGGTACATGATTGCGATTTTACAACTTGCCCAAGTAGATTGACAATATTTAATTGATAGTATAAATTTTCTAAATCAACAAAACTCAATTGATGCGTGATTGCATTGTAAACAATTTGAGGCTCAACATCAAGAATGCTTTCTACACCTACATTGCAATTGGCGCCAACGCACGAAACATTGACACTATCAATAAAATAATATGCAATGGCGTATGGCGAACCGTCATTCACAGTATCGGTATGATTGTCGTCAAAAAAATTACCTATATAAATATTAGAGTAAGCACTGTCGGCTACAAAATTCCAGCTCAACAAAGTCCAATTTACAGTATCATTTATTATACTATCAGTAAACACTTGTGCTTGATTTGAAATATCAGCAATTGTAAAATTATTATAGCTGTAAGTTGTAAACCGCATGCCGAGCTTGTTGCTGCCTGCACTATTACTGTTTTGGTTTGTCCAATTACCCCTACTTACACGCATCGAAATATTGTAAATATTTCCTACAACCATTGTGTCAAGTAATGAAGCTCCAATTATTTCACGGCCGAATATGTACCAAGCATAAGCGACTAACCCAACATAAGCATTACCATCAAAATTATTTTGGTATCCGCAAAAATTATCAGGAATACAAACCGGATAGGGAGCACATGTATTATAGTAATCGGGTGATTCTAAAACGCTATGCCACCCAATGCAACTATCTACTTGGCTTGTATTGTTGGGGCAACTCACATATTGTTCAAAACTCGGATTAGGCACCAAGTTAACTTGCGCTTGCAAATTAAAACTATAAACCAACAACAATACAATAAACCAATACTTACCCATGATGAAGAATTTATTTAAGTGAAATTATTTTTATAAAAATACTTATAGCACAACGATAAATTGGTATAAAGATAAATAAAATTTGGCTGCGGGTGATTTTAGTTTGAAGTTAAAAGTTTGAAGTTTGAAGAAAAATTCATTCCACCTCAAAACTAAAATGTTGTGCAAAAAAAGTAGCTATGCACAAAAGCGCAGCCGTGTCGGTATTTCTTGCTTTATGTGGTGTGCAAAAAATGGCTTTGTTGTTTTATTAAAATTGTAAAGTGAAAGACTGTAAAAATAATAGGTGAGAAAATTTATTTTGAAGATAAAAATTGAGCTTACAAAACGTACATACTCAAAAAGCCCGCACAGCAAGCGAAAGAAAAGGAATTGAATTGAATTGAATTGAATATGTTGAATTTAGTTTTCATAAGTAACTTATATAAGGCAATAATAAAAAATTTAATCGAAACAATTATGTGTGTTGATAACTAAAAGCGATTATATCATACTTAAAATGAACCGGGTAATAGATGAAAAGATAAAACATTAATTTCTCTGCAATGTCATTTTTTCCCTCAACTCCGCCACCTCCCTTTGCAATTGAGCAATCACTGCCAATAAATCTTGCTCCTTATTTTCGATTGTAATAATTATTTTGCTGGCAGCAATGGTGCCGTTAACGGTGAGTGTATACGTTGGGGTGGTTGTATTAATACCTACATAACCTTGGTTGGCTCCCGCTACGCCCTATGATGGTCATGCGTTGGGTGTTATTTGTAAAAAAATTAAAGTCCCCAAGTGGCACTGTACCCATATTAATATTATCTGTACCGCTTGGATTTAAAATATTAAATTTTTCTCCTGCAGTACCGTTATTACTCAACATGCGCCAAGCATGTGTTACCCCCGCAGGGCCATCCGTACGGAATACTTCTCCAAAGTTTATTCCCGGATAATTAGTTGAGGCTGTCATAAAATTGGTGTTAACATGTAGGGCTGAGTTGGTAGTTACTCCCGAAGGAAAATTACCAATGCCAACGCCTCTAATTATAGGTGCTGTTCCCATAAATTCACCAAATGTTGCTGGTGTAATTTGAAACTGTGCATTTATTAGTGTCGAAAATAAGATTGCTAATGCAAGCAAGCCTATTTTTATTTTATTATTTTTTTCCATTTTGTATTATTTAAAATTATTGATTTTTATAAATTTTATTGATTTAGTTTTTGAGAATTTATTTTCTTTTAATTGGATAAAATAAATACCTGAAGAAAGATTTTCTACATCAAGTTTTATTTCATTCAAATAGCTAATCTGTTTAAATAAAACATGCTTGCCATCTACATTAAAAATAGCCAACTGATTGTATTTGCCTTTTAAATTTGTGAGCATTAATTCGCCTTCAACTGGGTTAGGAAAAAATTTTATTTCTAAATTACCGTTTTCTGCAATTCCATTTCCACAGATGTATGCATTGGGGTTAAAATAGTTTGTGTTAAAATTTGGAAACTGCTCTTTGCATATTCGACCATTGAATGTTAAAGGAAAAGTTTGATAATTGCATGCGGTTCCGTAGTTATTGGGATTTTGAATATACCCTATAGAATCTTGATAATAAAATGCTACTTTAATCCCCGCATTCTTATTTAGTTGCAATCCAAGCAACTCATTGTGAGCATAACTTACCCAGTATATAATATTTTTGAATTGACAATTAATTGCGAATCGTTTCTATTCAATTCGTATTGTGAAATATATCTCCAACAGGATTGGAAGCCCTGAAAACACTATATATAGTTTACTATTGTCTGGGGAAAATGCACAACCATATTCTTGCGAGTCTGTTGATAAAACGACCATATTATCTAATTCTCCAGTAATTAAATCAAAATCAAAAGCCTTAACCCTTTGCGTAAATTTACAAAACAATTTTTCTCCATTAGGAGAAAAGCACATACTTCCTGCATTACCAATGGTGTCCACACGGGTAGTGTATCACCAATATTTGTAATAACAGGCACAGTATCCACACCCAATGCATTTATTTTATAAGCATAAAAGGCATTTACGCTGTAAGCATGTGCCACTATCCAAAAATCAATGCCATCGCAATGGCGCGTTACAGCAAGTTGCTCGCTGCTTGGTGAAAAGAGTTGCACGTTCTTTTGTATAATAGCACCTAAGCCATTGTTTGCATTTACATTTATTACGGTGTAGCGCAAGCCATGCGTACCAAAATTTTCCCAACAGTCAACAGTAAATAAATAATAGATACTATCGTTGCCCGGGTTGGGCACTATGGCTGCTCCGTTGCTGCTGCTTTCGCAACCTACATCAAATCCATTTGTCATCATTATGTGGTTTTGGTTCCACACAGTATCACCATCGGTATAAAATAAAAGATTGCCTGCTGTATCACTCATTACTGCACATGCCTCGCGTTGACTCATGGGGCTTAGTGTATCAAGAACAGGTACACCGCTACTATAATCAATTCCAATACCTTCGCCAAAGTACCAATGGTTTGTGCGTTTAATTTCAGAAGTCTGAGCAATCAAAATATTGATAGAAATAATTTTCAACGAAATAAGTACGATTAGATTTTTCATTTTTTATATTTTTTGAATACACTAATATACGGAGTAAAAAGGAATAATGTGGTTGCATACGTAAATAAATTTAGGCAACTTCAGTTAAACACAAATTATAAAAACAAATTAGGGGCGTTCTTTTTTGCCTTATTGCGCTATAGAATAATTTACACCAGAGTTGGTTGCTGTGCGATATTCAATTCCAAATAGGGAGCCATCGGTTGCTGTTACACCAGTATTATCATTTGTAAACTGATGAAAGTTACTTCGTTTAAAATTCAAGTGCTGATGCAGTAAATTTGAAGCAGTAAAAAAATCAAAATCACCAATGCCTACAAAACCATCTGTTGTTGGACCATTGCCGGTGAGACCGCCTGCACCGTTGAAGATTCGCATGCGAGGATTTGCATTGGTGCGGAAATTTAAATTTGCAAGTCCTTGGCATCCAACATAGTCACTAGCACCAACAGTTGAATTTCCTAATAATCTCCATTCAATTTGAGCTATAGATGCCTCACAAACTATTGTGAGTAACATCAAACAAACAATTTTTTTCCTACGTTTAATTTTTTAGTGCTTTATAAATATTTTAGAAACTTGTGTAGTGTTATTTTGATAATATATTTTTGCAAAATAAATACCCTTTGCTAATTTGGAATGTAATTCGATTTTACTATTTGAAAGTTTGCCATCCGTTTGATAAACAATTTTTCCATCGCTGCTCCACATAGAAATTTTTCCAATTGAGCAATTTGATTCAAAGTTTAATTCAAATGCATCATTTAATTCAAAACGAACATCGCATTTATTCAATCCTATTACATTTATTGATAACGAAGTGTCTTCAACTACTGAAACATCATCAATGAAATAATATGCTGCATAAAAATTTACATTATTTGGATATATTGAATCAACTTGAGTATTTGAATTATCATAGAAGTTTCCTATGGTTATAAATTTTTCTCCCCCTGCAGCTATGTATTCCCCATTTATCTGAAACCAATTCATAGTATCTGTGAGCAAAATACCACCAATGGAATTTATCTGAGGAATAAAATTTATATTTCCTGCTCCTAATGCAAATAAAGAATCCTTTGTTAAAGCTGCTCCAAGTTTATCAACTTGATAATTAGCTGCATCTGCTGTTGAAGCCCAAAAACTAATTTTATATTTTTTTCCTGCTTGCAAAGAGTCGCTTAATGCTACTTCAATATATTCCCTTTGATTATTCTGTTCCCAACAAAATAATCCACAATACGCCTCACCAGATTTTGCTACTTGATAACCAACACCAGGATAATTAAGTTGTGTACCACAAGGTATTAAGTAATAAGGGGTAAAATAATCCGGTGTACTATTAGTTGGATTAAACCAAGGAGAACAAACCATTTGCGGATAGACTGTTTGTCCACAATTCAAGGTATCTTCAAACGACCAATTAGGCACAAGGTTTTGCTGTGCTAAACAATAATCACAGTAGATTAAAAAATTAAATAACAGAACTTTTTTCATTTTGAGATTTTTTAAAATTTACTCAAAAATACAATTGTTACTTGCAATATGTTTGTAAAGATATAAAATGAATTAACGTGTGCAACACGTCTGTTGCCCAATATTTATGTACAGGTAAGAATCTTAGCACCCAAAGTAAAGTTGAGGTGTCGGAAAAGTCTATCTATTTAAAAAAATTTGGATTACATATTAAAAAATTGCGTGAAGCTAAAGGGCTAACACAATTTCAAGTAAGTATTGATATGAATAAAGGTAGACAAAGTCTTTAACGTATAGAAACAGGAAGAACTAACCCGACAATTTTTTACCTCAAAGAATTAGCTGCTGCTCTTGATATAAAATTAAAAGACTTGACGGATTTCAAATATTAGTTTTTCTCTCATTATCACTTATCTTCAACTCCATCAAACCTTTTTGAGATTCCAAAATAAAAGCCATTAAATGTTGTCGTCATTCTCGGTTGTAATAATTATTTTGTTGGCAGCAATGGTGCCGTTAACGGTGAGTGTATACGTTGGGGTGGTTGTATTAATACCTACATAACCTTGGTTGGCTCCCGCTACGCCTATGATGGTCATGCGTTGGGTGTTATTTGTAAAAAAATTAAAGTCCCCAAGTGGCACTGTACCCATATTAATATTATTTGTACCATTTGGATTTAAAATATTAAATTTTGCTCCTGCGGTTCCATTATTACTAAGCATTCGCCAAGCATGCGTTACTCCAGCAGGTCCATCGGTACGGAATACTTCGCCAAAGTTGATTACATAGTTGGCCATTTATGCTATGTGAATTTATTACTACTAAACATAAGTAAGTGGATTTTGTTTACACATACTTGCACAAAATGTTTTGCAGCATGGTCACCTGCCTACAAGGCGGGTGTGACAGATTTGTTTAAAAAATCTCACGCTTGAATTGAGATCAATCGAGTTTATTTAACCGCTTTAGCTCTACATTTATAATGGCGATGTTATAGACCTTTCTTTATTAGTTTCTTTAACATGGTTCCCTTATCTGTTGTTATAGTTACCAAATAAACTCCATCTACGTAGTTTGAAATGTCGACTAAAAATGTTTTAGCATTAGCATTTTCTTGCTTTATTAATTGCCCAACCAGTGATTCAATTTTATAAGACCACACTTCATAGTCAGATTGTATAAATACAGAACCTGTTGATGGGTTTGGGAATAACGAAGTCTTATACCAGGGTGAATTCTCGAAATTCCTATCGGATAGTTTAGATAACAAGTTGTAAAATTTGGATTGCTGTAAAGTACAACTCCGTCTTTTTCAAAGCATAAAAGTGTAGGATAATAAATGTCAGCAATTGCGATTCCAGTTACACCGCTATTAAAAAATTCCCATGGTGCTTCCTATTCCTTCAATCCAATATTCATCAAATCCTGTGTTCTGATATACCAGAAATTTTTAACCTTTGTGATAATTGTTTCCAATAAGTATACTGTCAATTATGTCCACCTTAATTAAAATAGGCTAGAATAATAAATAAATGAAATGGGATAAACAGTGATTGTGTCATTTACAGATAATGAGAAGTCATAAAGCAACTGCTCTTGAGTGCTTCCTGAAGCAATTGAAAAAACTTTTTTCTGAACTGTGTCTTCCCTTAGTAGGGCAAAAAATGTTCCTGTTGTCACAATACTGTCATTGGTGAAAAGATACTTTTTATAATTCACCGAATTGTAGGTGGAGTCACCGTCAACGAAATATTTTTCATCGTAAACTGACCAAATAGCAGTTGAATCAGGGAAATTTAAGTTCTGTCCATGCACTGACATCGAAGCCAGCACAATAGTCAATAAAAATAATAAATGTTTCATGTTTTTTTGTTTTAAATGTTCTTATGTTTTTAAAATGACTATTAACTTCAAGCTCTCCAAAATAACACATCAATTCATGATGGTGAAGCAAATGAGAAAAATCAATTTCTCAATAGCTGAGCTTCAATAGCATGATGTAAATATAAAAAAATAACAACTTGCGATTGAATGATAATAAATAATTCAAATTTTTTCATCTTACACACTTTATGAAACAGTGTCCAAGGACGCCATCAAAGGCTAAAACAAAATCAAAAAAAAGCCGGAACAATCCAGCTTTTTCCTTTTGAAGTTAATTCAAACTATCA
This region of Bacteroidota bacterium genomic DNA includes:
- a CDS encoding T9SS type A sorting domain-containing protein, which codes for MKKVLLFNFLIYCDYCLAQQNLVPNWSFEDTLNCGQTVYPQMVCSPWFNPTNSTPDYFTPYYLIPCGTQLNYPGVGYQVAKSGEAYCGLFCWEQNNQREYIEVALSDSLQAGKKYKISFWASTADAANYQVDKLGAALTKDSLFALGAGNINFIPQINSIGGILLTDTMNWFQINGEYIAAGGEKFITIGNFYDNSNTQVDSIYPNNVNFYAAYYFIDDVSVVEDTSLSINVIGLNKCDVRFELNDAFELNFESNCSIGKISMWSSDGKIVYQTDGKLSNSKIELHSKLAKGIYFAKIYYQNNTTQVSKIFIKH
- a CDS encoding T9SS type A sorting domain-containing protein; this encodes MKKLLLFCFLVSSNLGFAQQNLVPNPSFEQYSVCPTEFNQMQYCIGWSSASDSNINNQTPDFLHGCSSNPIVSPPVILDAYQQPVSGISYAGIGCYFSSPFPNLNVREYIQADLLDTLLTNTKYYVSFYAILLGATNMVYATNKLGALFTTEKFGQGNFAHPINFAQVHSDSVLADTINWFHFMASFVADSSYRFMTIGNFFDDNITDTLNIGNQFSIASYYLIDDVCVSIDSNLCNISNSIFENSDFDLTIYPNPSNDYFQIKNYSEKGRYFTIYNMIGCFVSKYFIDAKSESNIDCSKWNAGIYFLKTTTQNYKINVLH
- a CDS encoding T9SS type A sorting domain-containing protein, whose product is MLSKLSDRNFENSPWYKTSLFPNPSTGSVFIQSDYEVWSYKIESLVGQLIKQENANAKTFLVDISNYVDGVYLVTITTDKGTMLKKLIKKGL
- a CDS encoding T9SS type A sorting domain-containing protein, which produces MLGLQLNKNAGIKVAFYYQDSIGYIQNPNNYGTACNYQTFPLTFNGRICKEQFPNFNTNYFNPNAYICGNGIAENGNLEIKFFPNPVEGELMLTNLKGKYNQLAIFNVDGKHVLFKQISYLNEIKLDVENLSSGIYFIQLKENKFSKTKSIKFIKINNFK
- a CDS encoding T9SS type A sorting domain-containing protein, whose amino-acid sequence is MGKYWFIVLLLVYSFNLQAQVNLVPNPSFEQYVSCPNNTSQVDSCIGWHSVLESPDYYNTCAPYPVCIPDNFCGYQNNFDGNAYVGLVAYAWYIFGREIIGASLLDTMVVGNIYNISMRVSRGNWTNQNSNSAGSNKLGMRFTTYSYNNFTIADISNQAQVFTDSIINDTVNWTLLSWNFVADSAYSNIYIGNFFDDNHTDTVNDGSPYAIAYYFIDSVNVSCVGANCNVGVESILDVEPQIVYNAITHQLSFVDLENLYYQLNIVNLLGQVVKSQSCTEATIIDLSFLNKGIYNLILCDNAKVLTKKIFR
- a CDS encoding T9SS type A sorting domain-containing protein gives rise to the protein MPNWSFEDTINCSTWSYPTLICYPWFNPTISTPDYFTTYPSCGINVYTNLQGYQLPKSGNAFSGLFCYEQSEQRDYIEISLIDSLKHGHNYACSFWVSLANTSLFAIDKIGMCFSNDTIKDYNSALTLNYIPQIESTSNVILEDTLNWVQIGGNFMATGGEKYLTIGTFRANASLNVQIVNGWFYAAYYYIDDIKVIEDTSTYILETIETKLPFFYKNPIERGTSLVLQHNKPNLEIEAIRIYNSSGYEMQSKISLTKNDMVEINTKDFVTGLYFFLLLEINKKHYTIKFLIV